The following proteins come from a genomic window of Sorex araneus isolate mSorAra2 chromosome 1, mSorAra2.pri, whole genome shotgun sequence:
- the TRIM13 gene encoding E3 ubiquitin-protein ligase TRIM13 isoform X3, with amino-acid sequence MELLEEDLTCPICCSLFDDPRVLPCSHNFCKKCLEGILEGNVRNSLWRVSPFKCPTCRKETSATGVNSLQVNYSLKGIVEKYNKIKISPKMPVCKEHLGQPLNIFCLTDMQLICGICATRGEHAKHVFCSIEEAYAKERDAFESLFQSFETWRRGDALSRLDTLETSKRKSLQLLTKDSDKVKEFFENLQHTLDQKKNEILSDFETMKLAVMQAYDPEINKLNTILQEQRVAFNIAEAFKDVSEPIIFLQQMQEFREKIKVIKETPLPPSNLPTSPVMKNFDTSQWEDIKLVDVDKLSLPQDTGTLISRIPWSFSQFLVVLVLLSLLVFFVPTTFLEWSVFDEFATWKDCLSDFSYCLTNSADFVQQSGFYWEQVTNEFSIFSRQFKNFSLVVLNNVAEFVCKYKLL; translated from the coding sequence ATGGAGCTGCTTGAAGAAGATCTCACGTGCCCAATTTGTTGCAGCCTGTTTGATGATCCTCGAGTTTTGCCTTGCTCACACAACTTTTGCAAAAAATGTTTAGAAGGGATCCTAGAGGGGAATGTGCGGAATTCTTTGTGGCGAGTGTCTCCTTTCAAGTGCCCCACTTGCCGTAAGGAAACTTCAGCTACCGGAGTCAATAGCCTGCAGGTTAATTACTCCCTGAAAGGTATTGTGGAAAAGTATAACAAGATCAAGATCTCTCCCAAAATGCCAGTGTGCAAAGAACACTTGGGGCAGCCTCTCAACATCTTCTGCCTAACGGATATGCAGCTGATCTGTGGGATCTGTGCCACTCGGGGTGAACACGCCAAGCATGTGTTCTGTTCTATTGAAGAAGCCTATGCTAAGGAAAGGGATGCCTTTGAGTCCCTTTTCCAGAGCTTTGAGACCTGGCGTCGGGGAGATGCCCTTTCTCGTCTGGATACTTTGGAAACTAGCAAAAGGAAATCTCTCCAGTTACTAACTAAAGATTCGGATAAAGTGAAggaattttttgagaatttacaACACACACTGGATCAAAAGAAGAATGAGATCCTGTCTGATTTTGAGACCATGAAACTTGCAGTCATGCAAGCCTATGACCCAGAGATCAACAAACTCAACACCATCCTGCAGGAGCAGCGGGTGGCCTTTAACATCGCAGAAGCTTTCAAAGATGTCTCAGAACCCATCATTTTTCTGCAGCAGATGCAGGAGTTTAGGGAGAAAATCAAAGTAATCAAGGAAACTCCTTTACCTCCCTCTAATTTGCCTACAAGCCCTGTAATGAAGAACTTTGATACCAGTCAGTGGGAAGACATAAAACTAGTGGATGTGGATAAACTTTCTTTGCCTCAAGACACTGGCACTTTGATCAGCAGGATtccctggagcttctctcagTTCCTTGTGGTTTTGGTGCTGCTGAGCCTTCTTGTTTTCTTCGTGCCTACCACATTCCTAGAGTGGTCTGTATTTGATGAATTTGCAACTTGGAAAGACTGTCTTTCAGACTTCAGTTACTGCCTGACTAACTCTGCTGATTTTGTGCAACAGTCAGGTTTTTACTGGGAACAGGTGACAAATGAGTTTTCCATTTTCAGTAGACAGTTCAAAAATTTTAGTTTGGTGGTGCTGAACAATGTTGCAGAATTTGTGTGCAAatataaactattataa
- the TRIM13 gene encoding E3 ubiquitin-protein ligase TRIM13 isoform X2, producing the protein MQRTKKKVQQSKPNQVVVRRRFSRAAVAGSQAPRRDRSPPGHLRAGGARERSGEKGCTVPAQGPQLRWRAWIPWDVMELLEEDLTCPICCSLFDDPRVLPCSHNFCKKCLEGILEGNVRNSLWRVSPFKCPTCRKETSATGVNSLQVNYSLKGIVEKYNKIKISPKMPVCKEHLGQPLNIFCLTDMQLICGICATRGEHAKHVFCSIEEAYAKERDAFESLFQSFETWRRGDALSRLDTLETSKRKSLQLLTKDSDKVKEFFENLQHTLDQKKNEILSDFETMKLAVMQAYDPEINKLNTILQEQRVAFNIAEAFKDVSEPIIFLQQMQEFREKIKVIKETPLPPSNLPTSPVMKNFDTSQWEDIKLVDVDKLSLPQDTGTLISRIPWSFSQFLVVLVLLSLLVFFVPTTFLEWSVFDEFATWKDCLSDFSYCLTNSADFVQQSGFYWEQEK; encoded by the exons ATGCaacgaacaaaaaaaaaagtacaacaaTCCAAACCCAACCAGGTCGTGGTGCGCCGACGTTTCTCGCGGGCGGCTG TCGCCGGGAGCCAAGCGCCGCGCCGGGACCGGAGCCCGCCGGGACACCTGCGTGCGGGCGGAGCGAGGGAGCGCTCCGGTGAAAAGGGGTGCACGGTCCCCGCCCAGGGCCCCCAGCTCCG CTGGCGTGCTTGGATCCCCTGG GATGTAATGGAGCTGCTTGAAGAAGATCTCACGTGCCCAATTTGTTGCAGCCTGTTTGATGATCCTCGAGTTTTGCCTTGCTCACACAACTTTTGCAAAAAATGTTTAGAAGGGATCCTAGAGGGGAATGTGCGGAATTCTTTGTGGCGAGTGTCTCCTTTCAAGTGCCCCACTTGCCGTAAGGAAACTTCAGCTACCGGAGTCAATAGCCTGCAGGTTAATTACTCCCTGAAAGGTATTGTGGAAAAGTATAACAAGATCAAGATCTCTCCCAAAATGCCAGTGTGCAAAGAACACTTGGGGCAGCCTCTCAACATCTTCTGCCTAACGGATATGCAGCTGATCTGTGGGATCTGTGCCACTCGGGGTGAACACGCCAAGCATGTGTTCTGTTCTATTGAAGAAGCCTATGCTAAGGAAAGGGATGCCTTTGAGTCCCTTTTCCAGAGCTTTGAGACCTGGCGTCGGGGAGATGCCCTTTCTCGTCTGGATACTTTGGAAACTAGCAAAAGGAAATCTCTCCAGTTACTAACTAAAGATTCGGATAAAGTGAAggaattttttgagaatttacaACACACACTGGATCAAAAGAAGAATGAGATCCTGTCTGATTTTGAGACCATGAAACTTGCAGTCATGCAAGCCTATGACCCAGAGATCAACAAACTCAACACCATCCTGCAGGAGCAGCGGGTGGCCTTTAACATCGCAGAAGCTTTCAAAGATGTCTCAGAACCCATCATTTTTCTGCAGCAGATGCAGGAGTTTAGGGAGAAAATCAAAGTAATCAAGGAAACTCCTTTACCTCCCTCTAATTTGCCTACAAGCCCTGTAATGAAGAACTTTGATACCAGTCAGTGGGAAGACATAAAACTAGTGGATGTGGATAAACTTTCTTTGCCTCAAGACACTGGCACTTTGATCAGCAGGATtccctggagcttctctcagTTCCTTGTGGTTTTGGTGCTGCTGAGCCTTCTTGTTTTCTTCGTGCCTACCACATTCCTAGAGTGGTCTGTATTTGATGAATTTGCAACTTGGAAAGACTGTCTTTCAGACTTCAGTTACTGCCTGACTAACTCTGCTGATTTTGTGCAACAGTCAGGTTTTTACTGGGAACAG
- the TRIM13 gene encoding E3 ubiquitin-protein ligase TRIM13 isoform X1, with translation MQRTKKKVQQSKPNQVVVRRRFSRAAVAGSQAPRRDRSPPGHLRAGGARERSGEKGCTVPAQGPQLRWRAWIPWDVMELLEEDLTCPICCSLFDDPRVLPCSHNFCKKCLEGILEGNVRNSLWRVSPFKCPTCRKETSATGVNSLQVNYSLKGIVEKYNKIKISPKMPVCKEHLGQPLNIFCLTDMQLICGICATRGEHAKHVFCSIEEAYAKERDAFESLFQSFETWRRGDALSRLDTLETSKRKSLQLLTKDSDKVKEFFENLQHTLDQKKNEILSDFETMKLAVMQAYDPEINKLNTILQEQRVAFNIAEAFKDVSEPIIFLQQMQEFREKIKVIKETPLPPSNLPTSPVMKNFDTSQWEDIKLVDVDKLSLPQDTGTLISRIPWSFSQFLVVLVLLSLLVFFVPTTFLEWSVFDEFATWKDCLSDFSYCLTNSADFVQQSGFYWEQVTNEFSIFSRQFKNFSLVVLNNVAEFVCKYKLL, from the exons ATGCaacgaacaaaaaaaaaagtacaacaaTCCAAACCCAACCAGGTCGTGGTGCGCCGACGTTTCTCGCGGGCGGCTG TCGCCGGGAGCCAAGCGCCGCGCCGGGACCGGAGCCCGCCGGGACACCTGCGTGCGGGCGGAGCGAGGGAGCGCTCCGGTGAAAAGGGGTGCACGGTCCCCGCCCAGGGCCCCCAGCTCCG CTGGCGTGCTTGGATCCCCTGG GATGTAATGGAGCTGCTTGAAGAAGATCTCACGTGCCCAATTTGTTGCAGCCTGTTTGATGATCCTCGAGTTTTGCCTTGCTCACACAACTTTTGCAAAAAATGTTTAGAAGGGATCCTAGAGGGGAATGTGCGGAATTCTTTGTGGCGAGTGTCTCCTTTCAAGTGCCCCACTTGCCGTAAGGAAACTTCAGCTACCGGAGTCAATAGCCTGCAGGTTAATTACTCCCTGAAAGGTATTGTGGAAAAGTATAACAAGATCAAGATCTCTCCCAAAATGCCAGTGTGCAAAGAACACTTGGGGCAGCCTCTCAACATCTTCTGCCTAACGGATATGCAGCTGATCTGTGGGATCTGTGCCACTCGGGGTGAACACGCCAAGCATGTGTTCTGTTCTATTGAAGAAGCCTATGCTAAGGAAAGGGATGCCTTTGAGTCCCTTTTCCAGAGCTTTGAGACCTGGCGTCGGGGAGATGCCCTTTCTCGTCTGGATACTTTGGAAACTAGCAAAAGGAAATCTCTCCAGTTACTAACTAAAGATTCGGATAAAGTGAAggaattttttgagaatttacaACACACACTGGATCAAAAGAAGAATGAGATCCTGTCTGATTTTGAGACCATGAAACTTGCAGTCATGCAAGCCTATGACCCAGAGATCAACAAACTCAACACCATCCTGCAGGAGCAGCGGGTGGCCTTTAACATCGCAGAAGCTTTCAAAGATGTCTCAGAACCCATCATTTTTCTGCAGCAGATGCAGGAGTTTAGGGAGAAAATCAAAGTAATCAAGGAAACTCCTTTACCTCCCTCTAATTTGCCTACAAGCCCTGTAATGAAGAACTTTGATACCAGTCAGTGGGAAGACATAAAACTAGTGGATGTGGATAAACTTTCTTTGCCTCAAGACACTGGCACTTTGATCAGCAGGATtccctggagcttctctcagTTCCTTGTGGTTTTGGTGCTGCTGAGCCTTCTTGTTTTCTTCGTGCCTACCACATTCCTAGAGTGGTCTGTATTTGATGAATTTGCAACTTGGAAAGACTGTCTTTCAGACTTCAGTTACTGCCTGACTAACTCTGCTGATTTTGTGCAACAGTCAGGTTTTTACTGGGAACAGGTGACAAATGAGTTTTCCATTTTCAGTAGACAGTTCAAAAATTTTAGTTTGGTGGTGCTGAACAATGTTGCAGAATTTGTGTGCAAatataaactattataa